Proteins co-encoded in one Xiphophorus couchianus chromosome 3, X_couchianus-1.0, whole genome shotgun sequence genomic window:
- the LOC114142189 gene encoding macrophage mannose receptor 1-like: MSKTWDEARQYCREKYTDLAKIESKEDISRLSAPFSYSWVWFGLRDDPKSWKDTMGSDANSWRWSTSGETGQTAYHRWSLGEPNYIDANETCVVMTGTGQWADRTCSLQRNFICFTITERNAKEYVHISAQETWSSAVTYCRTHHTDLAMIENEAENGEARNANPTTSEVWIGLYRVPWVWADESQTFFRPWHFSLNNNGGKQHCGTENNVHQWADEDCGARRPFICHRVLTKLTIVRIKSVTDMDWTDPAVNSQILQQLGALLTHRGWTDFKLRWKRLPSKNHKEKCAKSECKSQV, translated from the exons ATGAGTAAGACCTGGGATGAAGCGCGACAATACTGCCGAGAGAAATACACCGACCTCGCCAAGATCGAGAGCAAAGAGGACATCAGCAGACTGAGCGCTCCTTTCTCTTACAGCTGGGTGTGGTTTGGACTCAGGGACGACCCAAAATCATGGAAAGACACGATGGGTTCTGATGCAAACTCCTGGAGATGGTCAACATCTGGAGAAACCGGGCAAACTGCTTACCACAGGTGGAGTTTGGGTGAACCAAACTACATAGACGCAAACGAAACGTGTGTAGTGATGACCGGTACGGGACAGTGGGCCGACCGGACATGCAGCCTGCAGAGAAACTTCATCTGTTTCACCA TCACAGAGAGAAACGCGAAGGAATACGTCCACATCTCAGCCCAGGAAACATGGAGCTCTGCTGTGACGTACTGCAGAACGCACCACACCGACCTGGCGATGATCGAGAACGAGGCCGAAAACGGCGAAGCCCGAAATGCAAACCCAACGACCAGCGAAGTCTGGATCGGTCTGTACCGAGTGCCGTGGGTCTGGGCCGACGAGAGCCAAACTTTCTTCCGACCCTGGCACTTCTCCCTGAATAACAATGGCGGTAAACAGCACTGTGGAACTGAAAACAACGTCCACCAGTGGGCTGACGAAGACTGCGGTGCCAGGAGGCCCTTCATCTGCCATCGAG TTTTAACGAAGTTGACGATTGTGAGGATAAAGTCTGTGACTGACATGGACTGGACTGATCCAGCTGTCAACTCCCAGATCCTGCAGCAG cTTGGTGCCTTGCTAACCCATCGGGGATGGACTGACTTCAAATTGCGATGGAAGCGTCTGCCAagcaaaaaccacaaagagaaatgtgcaaaatctgAGTGTAAATCACAAGTTTAG
- the LOC114139467 gene encoding L-selectin-like, which produces MRQMLSGLGVEPVTAASRTQGLQIRVALTTTQPQHAPEIHCLTDCYSFAVTDVKQFFYISTQKNWSSAQTYCRKNYVDLVVIENQEENNKAQRMIPNKDVSWIGLYRMPWTWSDGNHGLFRRWTSSSPSNTGGSRHCVTENNLHNWNDENCNTPHVFICYQVVKKAALVKVTTVTDADLTDPDISAQLLQQLGAVLTSQGWTDFKVRWKNIAKKKDNNENTV; this is translated from the exons atgcggcaaatgttgtcgggtctgggagtcgaacccgtgacggccgcgtcgaggactcaaggcctccaaatacgggtcgcgctaaccactacgcaaccacagcacgccccggaAATCCATTGTTTAACTGACTGTTATTCTTTTGCGGTTACAGATGTGAAGCAGTTTTTTTACATCTCAACTCAGAAAAACTGGAGTTCTGCTCAAACGTACTGCAGGAAAAACTACGTTGACTTGGTAGTGATCGAGAACcaggaggaaaacaacaaagctcAACGAATGATACCGAACAAGGACGTAAGTTGGATCGGTCTGTACCGAATGCCGTGGACTTGGTCCGACGGGAACCACGGCTTGTTCCGGCGCTGGACCTCTTCCTCCCCATCAAACACCGGCGGTTCTCGGCACTGCGTCACTGAGAATAATTTACATAATTGGAATGATGAAAACTGCAATACTCCTCATGTTTTCATCTGCTATCAAG TGGTAAAGAAGGCCGCCCTGGTGAAGGTGACGACTGTGACCGACGCCGACCTGACCGATCCAGACATCAGCGCCCAGCTCCTCCAGCAG CTGGGCGCCGTACTGACAAGTCAGGGATGGACTGATTTCAAAGTACGATGGAAGAATATAGCAAAGAAGAAGGacaataatgaaaacacagtatAA
- the LOC114142213 gene encoding L-selectin-like: protein MNQQMTAALLLFGLCLGSCSQFPPRWYFYVNQPLIWTEAQQFCRAHYTDLAMFENMDDINRLEAPFSYSFAWIGLWDDPNAWKSALGNGTNSWRWSATGETSKTGYKSWNPTNPNYYLGTETCVNLHYDGTWTDN, encoded by the exons GACTTTGCCTCGGCTCCTGCTCCCAGTTTCCACCACGCTGGTACTTCTACGTCAACCAGCCGCTGATCTGGACTGAGGCTCAGCAGTTCTGCAGGGCGCATTACACCGACCTGGCCATGTTTGAAAACATGGACGACATAAACCGCCTAGAAGCTCCTTTCTCCTACTCCTTTGCATGGATCGGACTCTGGGATGATCCGAATGCCTGGAAATCTGCACTGGGCAACGGGACCAACTCCTGGAGATGGTCTGCAACCGGAGAAACCAGTAAAACTGGTTACAAGTCATGGAATCCCACTAATCCAAATTACTACTTGGGAACAGAGACGTGTGTAAATCTGCACTACGATGGAACATGGACAGAT AACTAG